A region of Elusimicrobiota bacterium DNA encodes the following proteins:
- the smpB gene encoding SsrA-binding protein SmpB, with protein MKTVARNRRAFHKYSVLETFDGGLALTGPEVKSIRAGEINLEDGFGRVENGEVFLWNVHVAPYKQGSLHVEQIPTRRRKVLLHKAEIKRLFGKMTSKGLTLIPLEIYFGESGYAKVKLGLAKGKTGPDHREDIKRRELDRDLRRNFSGRRKI; from the coding sequence ATGAAAACCGTCGCCCGAAATCGCCGAGCGTTTCACAAATACAGCGTTCTGGAAACATTCGACGGGGGGTTGGCGCTCACGGGCCCGGAAGTTAAATCCATCCGCGCCGGCGAGATCAACCTCGAGGATGGGTTCGGCCGGGTCGAAAACGGCGAAGTGTTCCTATGGAACGTTCACGTCGCGCCCTACAAACAAGGATCTCTTCACGTCGAGCAGATCCCCACCCGCCGGAGAAAGGTCCTGCTTCACAAGGCAGAAATCAAACGCCTTTTCGGCAAGATGACGTCCAAGGGATTGACGCTCATCCCGCTGGAAATCTATTTCGGAGAATCCGGTTACGCCAAAGTGAAACTCGGCCTGGCCAAGGGTAAAACCGGCCCCGACCATCGGGAAGACATTAAACGGCGTGAACTGGACCGAGACCTGCGCCGAAATTTTTCCGGCCGGCGGAAAATTTAA
- a CDS encoding NAD-dependent epimerase/dehydratase family protein has product MRFLVTGAGGLIGANVAMGLENRGHEVHGLDHFDIGRRENLANVRGPIHEGDIRNFNYDSLGRFDAIFHQAAITDTTVTDPELMMSVNVEAFIKILDYAQRTGCPKVVYASSAATYGKGAPPNREDQPPQPANIYGVSKADMEKAAKAFTEANSSVKAVGLRYFNVYGPLEFHKKAAASMIFQLYRQIADGQPPRVFKWGEQYRDFIYVKDVVEANWKAFEYPGNGVFNVGTGRGTRFNEVIACLNKALGTSQPTAYFDNPYGFYQDATRADISHAQKELGWKAAYTPEAGIIDYVAWLQAREKSAAGA; this is encoded by the coding sequence ATGCGTTTTTTGGTGACGGGCGCCGGGGGACTGATCGGCGCCAATGTGGCGATGGGCCTGGAAAACCGCGGCCATGAAGTCCATGGCCTGGACCATTTCGACATCGGCCGACGGGAGAATTTGGCGAACGTGCGGGGCCCTATCCATGAGGGCGACATCCGGAATTTCAACTATGACTCGCTCGGTCGGTTCGACGCCATTTTCCACCAAGCCGCCATCACGGACACCACCGTCACCGACCCAGAACTCATGATGTCCGTGAACGTGGAGGCTTTCATAAAAATACTCGATTACGCCCAACGCACCGGCTGTCCCAAAGTGGTCTACGCCTCCAGCGCCGCCACCTATGGGAAAGGCGCGCCCCCCAACCGGGAGGACCAGCCCCCCCAACCCGCGAACATTTACGGCGTCAGCAAGGCCGACATGGAAAAAGCCGCCAAAGCCTTTACGGAAGCCAACTCGTCCGTGAAAGCCGTGGGGTTGCGTTATTTCAACGTTTACGGCCCCTTGGAGTTCCACAAGAAGGCCGCCGCCAGCATGATCTTCCAGTTATACCGACAGATCGCAGACGGCCAGCCGCCGCGGGTCTTCAAGTGGGGGGAACAATATCGGGACTTCATTTATGTGAAGGACGTGGTGGAAGCTAATTGGAAAGCGTTCGAATATCCCGGAAACGGCGTTTTTAACGTGGGGACGGGCCGGGGAACCCGCTTTAACGAAGTCATCGCCTGTTTGAACAAAGCTCTTGGAACTTCTCAACCCACCGCCTATTTCGACAACCCTTACGGTTTCTACCAAGACGCCACCCGCGCCGACATTTCCCATGCCCAAAAAGAGCTCGGCTGGAAAGCCGCGTATACGCCCGAAGCGGGAATCATCGACTACGTGGCTTGGCTTCAAGCGCGAGAGAAATCCGCCGCCGGCGCCTAA
- a CDS encoding outer membrane beta-barrel protein yields the protein MKNTIRTSLLSFALLLPAFLRAEERSSILLALQAGGGTVFSPSGFSSLHHEPIVVGGRLGYQISDRWAVGGQFSNYHIGSSTTPSQDVTLQPITAWVQRDFTGTRLWTPYLLASAGVSRNARDHFSTQESDTGWTAGLAFGLNLRVSEMNDLSFEIGARHFSQATVENGSLALMDAALILRFYIPESWVPVKSEVDISAAELELPITTEELDREIDPGLLAQVELARVQQEIGSGKFPPISFDSGTARLQTTSFEALDTIGAILRRYPDVAVRIYGYVEESYGGEAAEALALARSEVVRTYVVQNFHVNEGRLSVLGERPLSTPEQGAPPPRRYRRIEFEALQSAP from the coding sequence ATGAAGAACACGATCCGAACCTCCCTCCTATCGTTCGCACTCCTTCTCCCGGCATTTCTGCGAGCGGAGGAGCGATCCTCCATTCTCCTAGCTCTTCAGGCGGGAGGGGGAACGGTTTTTTCGCCTTCCGGGTTCTCCTCTCTCCATCACGAACCCATTGTTGTCGGGGGACGGTTGGGCTACCAAATTTCCGATCGATGGGCGGTGGGTGGACAGTTTTCCAACTACCACATCGGGTCCTCCACCACCCCCTCTCAAGACGTCACCCTCCAGCCCATCACGGCCTGGGTTCAACGAGATTTTACCGGCACCCGCCTCTGGACACCCTACCTCCTGGCCTCCGCCGGCGTCTCCCGGAACGCGCGCGACCATTTTTCCACCCAGGAATCGGACACCGGTTGGACCGCGGGACTCGCGTTCGGACTCAACTTACGGGTTTCTGAAATGAACGACCTCTCCTTTGAGATCGGCGCCCGCCACTTCTCCCAGGCGACCGTCGAGAACGGTTCCCTCGCCCTGATGGACGCCGCCCTGATCCTCCGGTTCTATATTCCGGAAAGTTGGGTGCCCGTGAAATCTGAAGTCGACATTTCCGCCGCGGAGCTCGAGCTCCCCATCACGACCGAAGAGCTGGATCGCGAAATCGACCCTGGGCTCCTGGCTCAGGTGGAGTTGGCCCGAGTCCAACAAGAGATCGGGAGCGGAAAATTCCCGCCCATTTCCTTTGATTCTGGGACGGCGAGGCTCCAAACGACTTCGTTTGAAGCCCTCGATACCATTGGCGCGATTCTTCGCCGATACCCCGACGTGGCCGTGCGCATCTACGGCTACGTGGAAGAATCCTACGGGGGAGAAGCGGCCGAAGCGTTGGCGTTGGCCCGGTCGGAAGTGGTCCGGACCTATGTGGTGCAAAATTTCCACGTAAACGAGGGGCGACTGTCCGTCCTTGGGGAACGCCCCCTTTCCACCCCGGAGCAAGGAGCTCCCCCCCCCCGGCGCTACCGGCGCATCGAGTTCGAGGCGCTGCAGAGCGCACCCTAA
- the pdxA gene encoding 4-hydroxythreonine-4-phosphate dehydrogenase PdxA — protein sequence MVLPFLAITLGDPAGCGPWVGARAAMDARVRRAARPVLVGDAWVLHRFVRIPNLRVHPITDLSEFSARPGLVNVLHVPHPNIRTLVLGRAQKTGGESAALSVRTAVSLAMTGRVAAVVTGPVSKESFKAAGLPFPGHTEMLAALSGAGPVEMIMMAGTLRTLLVTRHLPLKEVPGALRWRGLVDSVVRADRWARSALGLRRPRWAMCGLNPHAGDNGLLGKEEGRLIGPAVAEIRRRGIQVEGPLPADSAWAKHREGKYDFVASLYHDQGMIPLKMASPRGVVNATAGLPFVRTSPGHGTAFDLAKERPPFRQADPEPTVQACRTALEIAGRNTRR from the coding sequence ATGGTCCTCCCTTTCCTCGCCATCACCCTGGGGGATCCCGCCGGGTGCGGACCCTGGGTGGGGGCGCGGGCGGCCATGGACGCCCGGGTTCGACGCGCCGCCAGGCCGGTCCTGGTGGGCGATGCCTGGGTGCTTCACCGTTTCGTCCGAATCCCCAACCTCCGAGTTCACCCCATCACCGACCTTAGCGAATTTTCTGCTCGCCCCGGGTTGGTCAACGTGTTGCATGTCCCTCATCCGAACATTCGAACCCTGGTCCTGGGCCGAGCCCAAAAAACCGGTGGGGAATCCGCCGCCTTGTCCGTTCGAACGGCGGTGAGCTTGGCGATGACGGGCCGCGTGGCCGCCGTGGTCACGGGCCCGGTTTCCAAGGAATCGTTTAAAGCCGCCGGCCTTCCCTTCCCGGGCCACACCGAAATGCTGGCGGCCCTGAGCGGGGCGGGCCCTGTGGAGATGATCATGATGGCCGGCACTTTACGAACGCTTCTGGTCACGCGGCACCTACCGCTCAAAGAGGTCCCGGGCGCCCTCCGTTGGAGGGGTCTGGTGGATTCCGTTGTTCGGGCGGACCGATGGGCCCGATCGGCCCTGGGGCTCAGGCGACCCCGTTGGGCCATGTGCGGGCTGAACCCCCACGCGGGGGACAACGGGTTGTTGGGAAAAGAGGAAGGGCGCTTGATCGGTCCGGCCGTGGCCGAGATTCGTCGACGAGGAATCCAAGTGGAGGGGCCCTTGCCCGCCGACAGCGCCTGGGCCAAACACCGGGAAGGAAAATACGATTTTGTGGCGAGCCTTTACCACGACCAAGGGATGATCCCGCTCAAAATGGCATCGCCCCGGGGGGTCGTCAATGCCACGGCGGGATTGCCGTTCGTCCGCACCTCGCCAGGCCACGGAACGGCCTTCGACTTGGCGAAAGAACGGCCTCCCTTCAGACAGGCGGACCCGGAACCCACGGTTCAAGCCTGCCGGACGGCATTGGAAATCGCTGGAAGAAATACCCGAAGATGA
- a CDS encoding PilT/PilU family type 4a pilus ATPase: MAPDIREFLLKLAKSDASDLHLCAGSPPCLRTFGKIAPMPDTAPIDFRDNEEMIFRLLTEEQRSRLLGDRELDFSIGFPDVGRFRGNIHKQRGSWAVAFRKIPLKIPSLTELGLPDIARSLALKESGLVLVTGPTGSGKSMTLAAMIEVINSTRPCHIITIEDPIEFLFKNNKAIIKQREIGTDTENYETALRHIFRQDPDVVMIGELRERETIAMAITAASTGRLVLGTLHTMDAAASIDRLVESFPNEQQVLMRSQIAGCLEGIISQQLVTRMDGSGRVLSPEIMVSTPSIRNLIRGGKTFQILTDMETGKRFGMQSMNQALQALVQSDLIRLEDVLRHTRFPDLLMQKLGVPQ; the protein is encoded by the coding sequence ATGGCCCCAGACATTAGAGAATTCTTGCTCAAGTTGGCGAAAAGCGATGCGTCGGATTTGCACCTCTGCGCGGGCTCTCCCCCGTGCCTTCGCACCTTCGGGAAAATCGCCCCCATGCCCGACACGGCCCCCATCGATTTTCGCGACAATGAGGAAATGATTTTTCGTCTTTTGACCGAGGAACAGCGAAGCCGCCTTTTGGGAGACCGCGAACTGGATTTCTCCATAGGTTTCCCTGACGTGGGCCGTTTTCGCGGGAACATTCACAAACAGCGGGGAAGTTGGGCGGTGGCTTTCCGAAAAATCCCCCTCAAGATTCCCAGTCTGACGGAGCTGGGGCTCCCGGACATCGCCCGTTCCCTGGCTTTGAAAGAGTCCGGATTGGTTCTTGTCACGGGCCCCACGGGGAGCGGAAAGTCCATGACCCTCGCGGCCATGATCGAGGTCATCAACTCGACACGTCCCTGCCACATCATCACCATTGAGGACCCCATCGAATTTTTATTCAAGAACAACAAAGCCATCATCAAACAGAGAGAGATCGGCACCGATACGGAGAATTACGAAACGGCCCTCCGGCATATCTTTCGCCAGGATCCTGACGTGGTGATGATCGGGGAGCTTCGGGAACGGGAGACCATCGCCATGGCCATCACGGCGGCGAGCACGGGGCGCTTGGTGTTGGGCACGTTGCACACCATGGACGCGGCGGCCAGCATCGATCGGTTGGTGGAAAGTTTCCCAAACGAGCAACAGGTTTTAATGCGGAGTCAAATCGCGGGGTGTTTGGAAGGCATCATTTCGCAACAGTTGGTCACGCGAATGGATGGATCGGGGCGGGTGTTGTCGCCTGAAATCATGGTGTCGACCCCGTCGATCCGAAACCTCATCCGGGGAGGGAAAACCTTCCAAATCCTCACCGACATGGAAACGGGAAAGCGGTTCGGCATGCAATCCATGAACCAGGCCTTGCAGGCCTTGGTGCAGTCCGACTTGATCCGGTTGGAGGACGTTCTTCGGCACACGCGCTTTCCCGACCTTTTAATGCAAAAGCTCGGCGTGCCGCAATAA
- a CDS encoding DUF4398 domain-containing protein yields MLTKYRFVYGLIAMGFLATGCAKPPTVEMADAENAVTAAEGAGAAEYAPQEFRTAQDTLADARAKMDAKDYKAALAGALDAKGKAETAQTAIASGKETAKAQAMRAITLVQEKLKKLKASVGKTKGASAAKLKSSLAAIESDWTKVMEETMNGNFTKVNASIPGILNRIDDLEKKVQGPAKPAAKAKPAKHSKKK; encoded by the coding sequence ATGTTAACGAAATATCGGTTTGTTTACGGTTTGATCGCCATGGGCTTTTTGGCCACAGGATGCGCAAAACCGCCGACGGTGGAAATGGCAGACGCGGAAAACGCGGTCACCGCGGCGGAGGGAGCCGGCGCCGCCGAGTATGCCCCGCAGGAGTTCCGGACCGCCCAGGACACCCTGGCCGACGCCCGGGCTAAAATGGATGCCAAAGATTACAAGGCCGCCTTAGCGGGCGCCCTCGACGCAAAAGGCAAAGCCGAGACCGCCCAGACCGCTATCGCTTCCGGAAAGGAAACCGCGAAAGCCCAAGCCATGCGGGCCATCACGTTGGTGCAAGAAAAGCTGAAGAAGCTTAAGGCCAGCGTCGGCAAAACCAAGGGAGCCTCCGCCGCGAAACTGAAATCCTCTTTGGCCGCCATTGAATCCGATTGGACGAAAGTGATGGAGGAGACCATGAACGGAAACTTCACCAAGGTGAACGCTTCCATTCCCGGCATCCTGAACCGGATCGATGACCTGGAAAAGAAAGTTCAGGGACCGGCAAAACCCGCCGCCAAAGCGAAGCCAGCCAAACACTCGAAAAAGAAATAG
- a CDS encoding peptidylprolyl isomerase, translating into MRHIALLTALVWFALSPLSAAKLTNRPIAVVSGETVLLSDYQKNWDALLEQRKAQKGPDSVTEAFKKDSRQKLLDQMVDDKILQAEAKKRKIRVPQRDLENAVVQVKARLLSDAGRRDIETILRRQMAAQGKNGEGEADISAAWKELSASNPAAVKEAEATFKKRMAEEGLDDKKFTDRIREQLSVVQLAQEIVRERTKPPSEEQMKDLFSQLEPKVKKLQADHDLARDRMKRAREEELAPEEILTLKSYLQVAEQARARHILMGMIGSNRRPTPWKEVSPADKADVRKKITELRKKIKAGADFAELAEQNSLDKDSAANGGDLGFFPRGSMVQAFEDATFALSEGQVSDIVETPFGLHLIKLIEKKGATKLRFEQAQTDMHEYLFSTAQQKVFEEFVSGLRKSYDVKILLTPEELAAL; encoded by the coding sequence TTGAGGCACATCGCACTGCTCACCGCTCTCGTTTGGTTCGCTTTATCCCCGCTGTCCGCGGCGAAACTCACCAACCGCCCCATTGCCGTGGTCAGCGGAGAAACCGTCTTGCTATCGGACTACCAGAAAAACTGGGACGCCCTCTTGGAACAGCGAAAAGCGCAGAAAGGGCCGGATTCGGTCACGGAAGCCTTCAAAAAAGATTCTCGCCAAAAGCTTTTGGATCAGATGGTCGATGACAAAATTCTCCAGGCCGAAGCCAAGAAACGCAAGATCCGGGTTCCCCAGCGCGATTTGGAAAACGCCGTGGTCCAAGTCAAAGCCCGCCTGCTTTCGGATGCCGGACGCCGGGACATCGAAACGATCCTGCGGCGGCAGATGGCCGCCCAGGGAAAAAACGGGGAAGGGGAGGCGGACATTTCGGCCGCCTGGAAAGAACTTTCGGCCTCGAACCCCGCCGCCGTGAAAGAAGCCGAAGCCACGTTTAAAAAAAGAATGGCCGAGGAAGGACTGGACGATAAAAAATTTACGGACCGGATCCGGGAACAACTGAGCGTGGTCCAGCTGGCCCAGGAAATTGTCCGCGAACGGACGAAACCACCATCGGAAGAACAAATGAAGGACCTGTTTTCTCAATTGGAACCCAAGGTCAAAAAATTACAGGCGGACCACGACCTGGCCCGGGATCGCATGAAACGCGCGCGGGAAGAGGAGCTGGCGCCGGAAGAAATTCTGACTTTGAAATCTTATCTACAAGTCGCCGAACAGGCGCGGGCGCGCCATATCCTAATGGGGATGATTGGAAGCAACCGCCGCCCGACCCCATGGAAAGAGGTCTCGCCAGCGGACAAAGCGGACGTTCGGAAGAAAATAACGGAACTGCGGAAGAAAATAAAAGCCGGCGCGGACTTCGCCGAACTGGCGGAACAAAATTCCCTGGATAAAGATTCCGCCGCGAACGGCGGAGACCTGGGGTTCTTTCCCCGCGGGAGCATGGTTCAGGCCTTTGAGGACGCGACCTTTGCCCTCTCCGAGGGCCAGGTTTCGGACATCGTGGAAACGCCCTTCGGCCTCCATCTCATTAAACTTATTGAGAAGAAAGGGGCGACCAAACTCCGCTTCGAGCAGGCGCAGACGGACATGCACGAATACCTCTTCAGCACCGCTCAACAGAAAGTTTTTGAGGAGTTCGTTTCAGGCCTTCGCAAAAGTTACGACGTTAAAATCCTCTTGACCCCTGAGGAGTTGGCCGCTCTTTAA
- a CDS encoding tetratricopeptide repeat protein, which produces MKRRFIFAIFGAGLALLPARGRAEGPGEPLMAEVQKSTESVKDPLLTEARGDLEAGQVRQARRKLNSFLDKQPTSAEGWTLLGRTYLATGDNSKALSRFQKALKFDPHYAPAFTGRGEVFEKRGHLDEAANEFRAAVLSDPNEPEARQALARLNQNAPSPE; this is translated from the coding sequence ATGAAGCGACGATTCATCTTTGCGATTTTTGGCGCCGGTCTGGCGCTCTTGCCCGCGCGGGGACGAGCGGAGGGCCCCGGCGAACCGCTGATGGCGGAAGTCCAGAAATCCACCGAATCGGTGAAGGATCCCCTCCTGACGGAAGCCCGCGGGGACCTGGAGGCGGGTCAGGTCCGGCAGGCGAGACGAAAGTTGAATTCTTTTTTGGACAAACAGCCAACTTCGGCCGAAGGGTGGACGCTGTTGGGGCGAACCTATCTGGCGACGGGAGACAACAGCAAAGCCCTGAGCCGCTTCCAGAAGGCTTTGAAATTCGATCCGCATTACGCCCCCGCCTTCACCGGACGGGGAGAAGTTTTTGAGAAACGGGGACACTTAGACGAAGCGGCCAACGAGTTCCGCGCCGCCGTCCTGTCCGACCCCAACGAGCCGGAAGCCCGCCAGGCTCTGGCCCGGTTGAATCAAAACGCCCCCTCCCCCGAGTGA
- a CDS encoding peptidylprolyl isomerase: MAPMRAPPSPVWLTLLPLLLIPACGKKEPVLARVGSHTVTTGAFLKEVEGVPFTSQAYLRSPAGRKELLELLVRRKIILQEAETAPADPEDKKILDELAAQYKERRKQLRESFQEETERAKVGRFTKKLKDGPLKVTDNEVRAFWETEKEVRASHILVSNRALAEDIRKRITAGEKFEALAKAHSEDAGSAAKGGDAGFLLRGSLVPDFENALFQMKTGETSGVVVSPYGFHIIRRGEDRPLSRQPLSDALKARIRQTLEGRKLQEWFDQIRKRHPVKIDTEKLNDVVFPTPSVQPETRAS; encoded by the coding sequence ATGGCCCCCATGCGCGCGCCCCCTTCGCCGGTTTGGCTCACCTTGTTGCCGCTTCTTTTGATTCCGGCCTGCGGCAAAAAAGAACCCGTTCTGGCGCGCGTGGGATCCCACACGGTCACCACCGGCGCCTTTTTAAAAGAGGTGGAAGGGGTTCCCTTCACCAGCCAGGCCTATCTTCGATCGCCCGCCGGAAGAAAAGAGTTGTTGGAACTCCTGGTGCGGCGAAAAATCATCCTTCAGGAAGCCGAAACCGCCCCCGCCGACCCCGAAGACAAAAAAATCCTCGACGAACTCGCCGCCCAATATAAAGAACGCCGAAAACAACTCCGGGAAAGTTTTCAAGAGGAGACGGAACGCGCGAAGGTCGGCCGCTTTACGAAAAAGCTCAAGGACGGCCCGCTGAAGGTGACCGACAACGAGGTTCGCGCTTTCTGGGAAACAGAAAAAGAGGTCCGCGCCTCCCACATTTTGGTGAGCAACCGCGCCCTGGCGGAAGACATTCGCAAAAGGATCACCGCCGGTGAAAAGTTCGAGGCCCTGGCCAAGGCCCACTCCGAAGACGCCGGCTCGGCGGCCAAGGGAGGGGACGCGGGGTTTCTGTTGCGGGGCTCCCTGGTTCCGGATTTCGAGAACGCTCTCTTTCAAATGAAGACCGGAGAAACCTCCGGCGTTGTCGTGTCCCCCTACGGCTTCCACATCATCCGCCGAGGCGAAGACCGCCCCCTTTCCCGCCAACCTCTGAGCGACGCGCTCAAAGCGCGTATCCGCCAGACCCTGGAAGGCCGCAAACTTCAGGAATGGTTCGACCAGATCCGAAAGCGCCATCCCGTAAAAATCGATACGGAGAAACTGAACGACGTGGTCTTTCCCACGCCCAGCGTTCAACCGGAAACCCGCGCTTCTTAA